From Terriglobales bacterium, one genomic window encodes:
- a CDS encoding M48 family metallopeptidase, whose amino-acid sequence MWKRVSYISAPEGAQNVMKNQSSWTRAVAIVLVLLLAAPAELSARYQPKYGFNLFSREDEVTEGRKAAAEIEKELPILPESDPVTRYVQHLGAQLAQNTPEPQYPYTFKVVNQKEINAFALPGGPIYVNLGTIQAADNEAELAGVMGHEISHVVMRHSTEQASKAMLAQLPLAILGGRLGGGIGGQLAQLGIVFGLNSVFLKYSRDAEREADLVGAGIIHDAGYNPHAVVTFFEKLQAESGGGRGAEFFNSHPNPGNRAKLVGDEVATLPSRNYRGDSSEFRDVKRRVATMKPLTAKEIAAGKGNSQPGQGQAQGSGTIESVARAEVMPSRTLQLYEHAAFRIRRPANWQVSAGQQEVNIAPPAGRSGEATAYGVILGVATPKTRQSLDDTTRQLVQGMLQGNPEHRQTVGAERIRVNGVPGMELQLEGPSPVRGQRERNWVIVLDRGDGSVLYAVFVGPTQDYQQLQPTFVKMLKSLRLR is encoded by the coding sequence ATGTGGAAGCGGGTTTCATATATCAGCGCGCCGGAAGGAGCGCAGAACGTCATGAAGAACCAGTCATCATGGACCCGGGCGGTTGCGATTGTGCTGGTGCTGCTGCTGGCGGCGCCGGCGGAGCTTTCGGCTCGTTACCAGCCCAAGTACGGCTTTAATCTGTTTTCTCGCGAGGATGAGGTCACCGAAGGCCGTAAAGCGGCGGCTGAGATCGAGAAGGAGCTTCCCATTCTTCCCGAGAGTGACCCGGTAACGCGTTACGTCCAGCATCTGGGCGCGCAACTGGCGCAAAACACGCCCGAGCCGCAGTATCCCTACACCTTCAAGGTCGTGAACCAGAAGGAGATCAATGCCTTCGCGCTGCCCGGCGGGCCCATTTACGTCAACCTGGGCACCATCCAGGCGGCGGATAACGAAGCCGAACTGGCTGGGGTGATGGGTCACGAGATCTCGCACGTAGTGATGCGCCACTCCACCGAGCAGGCCAGCAAGGCCATGCTGGCGCAGTTGCCGCTGGCGATTCTGGGAGGCCGGCTGGGCGGCGGCATCGGCGGACAACTGGCGCAACTCGGCATCGTCTTCGGCTTGAATTCGGTCTTCCTGAAGTACTCCCGGGACGCCGAGCGTGAGGCCGACCTGGTGGGCGCCGGCATCATCCACGACGCCGGCTACAACCCCCACGCCGTGGTGACCTTCTTTGAGAAGCTCCAGGCGGAAAGCGGCGGCGGGCGCGGAGCGGAGTTTTTCAACTCACACCCCAACCCGGGCAACCGCGCCAAGCTGGTGGGGGATGAAGTGGCCACGCTGCCGTCGCGCAACTATCGCGGCGACAGTTCGGAGTTTAGGGACGTCAAGCGGCGCGTGGCCACCATGAAACCGCTTACCGCCAAGGAGATTGCCGCGGGCAAGGGTAATTCTCAGCCAGGCCAGGGCCAGGCCCAGGGCAGCGGCACCATCGAAAGCGTCGCGCGCGCCGAGGTCATGCCCAGCAGGACGCTGCAGCTCTATGAGCATGCCGCGTTCCGCATCCGCCGCCCGGCGAACTGGCAGGTGAGCGCAGGCCAGCAGGAGGTGAACATTGCACCTCCCGCAGGACGCAGCGGAGAAGCGACCGCCTATGGCGTGATTCTGGGAGTGGCCACGCCGAAGACCCGCCAGAGCCTGGACGACACGACGCGGCAACTCGTCCAGGGCATGCTCCAAGGCAACCCTGAGCATCGCCAGACCGTGGGCGCGGAACGGATCCGCGTCAACGGCGTTCCCGGGATGGAACTGCAACTGGAAGGACCGTCACCGGTGCGCGGGCAGCGCGAGCGCAACTGGGTGATCGTGCTCGATCGCGGCGACGGCTCGGTGCTCTACGCCGTGTTCGTTGGTCCCACCCAGGACTACCAGCAGCTCCAGCCCACGTTCGTGAAGATGCTGAAGAGCCTGCGGCTGCGCTGA